A window of Gemmatimonadota bacterium genomic DNA:
TCCTCAAGACCGGAGAGGTCTTCGATCTAACCCAGCTAAATAGACCTCAAACTTAGAGGGGCTTCATCGTTATGTACTACTCCGCGTATAACACACGTTGCACTTCAAAGTTGATCCTGAGACGCGGCACGGTGTAGCTCAAGAAAACTGTACGCACTACGACCGAGCGAAGTCCAGCAGCGGTCCTACATCGCCCCGATCGGCCTGGCGCAAGGCGCTGATGTACGCGGTTCGTAGCTCCAATGTCGCGATCAGACTCGCGCCTCCCCATGAAAACGGAGGCCGGGCCGCCTGTTGTGTAATCAGGTCTGCCATCATTCTGGCGTGTCGTCCGTTGCCGTTCGTAAACGGGTGAATCCAAACGAGGCGATGGTGGAATCTCACCGCAAGTTCGTCGGGTCCGTAGACCTCGTTCTCCCGCCAATAGCGTGCATCATCCACCAGCTTCCTGACCTCCGGACGGATGGTGAGCTTATCGACTCCGATGTTCTTGTCAGTTCGGCGCACCTGGCCAGCCCAAGCCCAAACAGCGCTGAACATTCGCCGATGTAGTTCGTAGAGGAAGTCCTCCATGAGGACGTCCGCCCGCCTCCTCCCGAGAATCGCCCTTCGTTGGGCCCATTCCAGCCCTAGGTGAATGTTTGCCTCTTCGAGTTCGTCCAACTCATGACGCTTCGAAACGTGCGCGTGTAGCAGCCCCTCGGCCTCATCGGGGTCGATAGGGGTAGCCCCGTGGGGAAGCTCACTCGTCATCGGGAATGGACCACAGTTGTCCGGGGGATGCGAGCAACTCCTGGGCTAGAGCGTTCGCCCGTTCGTCCAGGTCCGACTCCGGCGCTTGGTCCTCCAGACGCATCGTATGGCGAACCGACCCGGTCATTTGGGTGGCCAGACGCAGAGCTCGTCTCTCGAGCACTCCAGCTATGGATTGCTTGGGGACAATGGCGTACACCAACTCGCCACCTAGAGCTTGAGCTGCGTGCTCTAGTGCTTTGAGCGTGGCGGAACCGTCAGACTCTCGCTGTTCCAACTGGCTGACCGCTTGCCTAGAAATGCCCATACGCCGACCCAAGTCCGCCTGGCTCATCGCGTATGCGGTTCTCAGTGCACCCACCCACCCACCTTGGGGCGTCTGCAAATTGGGAGCCAATCTGCGGATCTCCTCCAGGCGCCGATCCAACTGGTGTCTGGCCAGATCTCGAATTCGTCTGTCTGAGGCCTTCATACCGCATTCCTCTCAATCGAGGCTCGCGTCTGGCAAGCTTTAGCTTGTCTCCATCCACAGAAATCGCAAGCTAAGCCTTGCCTTACCATAGATCAAGAGCAATATATATCTTGCGTTCTGTGAAGGATTGCGCAACGTATCACTCGACTCTACGCCGAATACCGACGGATCAAGGCGTCGGACCGGCTCGAGTCTCTCATACTTGCGTCGACCGCAGCACCGTCGAAATTGGCTCCAGGGAGGACGGTCATCTTTCGCGCCACGTACTCGCGCCGCCCCGCCCGAAGCGTGAAGGCGTGCTGCATTTCGAAAGGTCTGAAGAGGCGCACTACATGGCCCGGCAGCAACTGTGGCGCAACCGGCTCCGCGGGGCCCACCGCTTCCTGCCCAACGCGGTCGAGGTCGAGGAGAGTAAGCCGAAGCGGCCGCGCGAACTCGGCTCCCGACGCGTCCACGACCGCGTACAACCAAGCGTTCGGTGCGGTGAGCTCGGTAGTGTCCCTAAGATTGTGTAAAAGCGAGAAGGTGTCCGGAGCGGGTGGACAGGCTGGCAAAGAAAGAGGAAGCTCCTTTTGAATTGTTCACCGTCAAATGAACCCAGGGAGTTCGAGGCCTGCGAAGCAGGACCGTAACCCTGGAAAGGAGCTTCCTCAGATGGAAAAGATGATCGCAGTAGAAGCATCGACACAAGACGAGCTACGCCAGGATTTACGCTCACTGTTTCAGGGCGCGATCCGACTCACGCTCGAGATGGTGCTCGAGGAGGAGCTGAAGGCGATGGTCGGAGCCCGACGCTTCGAGCGCATTGGGAGCCGGACGGGCCACCGCAACGGGACCTACCTGCGGCGTCTGCTGACCGGCATGGGCCAGATCGAGGTGACGGTACCACGCAGCCGGGAGGGCTCGCCCGCAGACGTCATGGGTCGCTACCAGCGCAGGACAGCAGAGGTCGACGACATGATCGTGGAGGCGTACGTGAGCGGGGTATCGCAACGCAAGATGGGCGAGGTCACCAAAGCGCTCATGGGCGAGCAGGTCTCGCGCTCGACGGTGAGCCGTACGGCCAAGCGACTCGAGCAGGCCGTCGAGGAGCTCCGTAGCCAAGCCATCGAGGGCCCACACCCCTACCTGTACCTGGACGCGACGTATCTCGATGCACGCTGGGCACGCAAGGTCGAAAACGTGAGCGCGCTCGTGGCCTACGCGGTCGGGCCGGACGGCCACCGCCGACTTCTTGGCATCACGATCGGCGCGGAGGAATCAGAGGCGAGCTGGGGAGAACTCCTCACACAGCTTCTCGACCGGGGCCTCAGTGGCGTCCAGCTCGTGATCGCCGACGAGCACGCGGGCCTGGCAGCCGCCGTGCGTCGCTTCCTGCCCGAAGTACGCCGCCAGCGTTGCACGGTTCATCTACAACGCAACGTCATGGCCAAGGTCCCGCATCGCCTACGTAAACGCATGGCCCGTGAGGTCGCCACCGTCTTCAAGGCACCCAGCCTGGCCGGCGCGAAGCAACGTCTGGCCGAGATCAAAGCCCGCTGGAGCAAGGAGCTCCCTGAGGCGATGACCGTGCTGGACCGAGGGTTCGCTGCCGCTACGCAGTTCTACGCGTTTCCCGAGGCGCACTGGAGGCGTCTGAGAACCACCAATGGACTCGAACGACTGCATGGCGAGATCAAGCGCCGCATCCGATCCGTCGGTGCCTTCCCCGACCGCGCCAGCGCGCTTCGCCTCATCACCGCCGTCGCACTCCGGACCACCGAGGCTTGGGCCAGCCGCCGATACCTCGACCTGTCACTCCTCGAGCCCAAGGAGGTCGACAAGGCAGCCTAGACGAATTACCAAGGAGCAGCCTCACGCGCTTTTACACACAACCCGGGACTTGACCTGACATGGATATCGAGGTCGGGTTCGACACTGCGCTCGACGGTCTTCATGAACTTCAGGAACTCCTGATGCCGGTGACGGGGCATGCAGTCATGGATGACGTGGCCGGTAGCCATGTCCAGGGCCGCAAAGAGGGTCGTCGTGCCGTACCTCTTGTAGTCATACGTCATGGTTCCTGCGCGACCCTTCTTCAGGGGTAGGCCCAGCTGCGTACGGTCCAGGGCCTGGATCTGACTCTTCTCGTCGAATGAGAATACGACGGCGTTTGCGGGTGGATTCATGTAGACCCCCACCACGTCGTGAAGCTTCTCAACCAACCGTGGGTCGCGCGACAGCTTGAAGCGCTTCACCTGATGCGGCTTCAGGCCGTGCTTGCGCCACACCCTCCAGATCGTCACAGGGTGCATGTCGAGCGCCTCACCCATCAGACGTGTCGTCCAGTGCGTCGACACGCCCGCAGGCGGGTCCTCGCTCACCGTCTTGTGTACGATCATCTCCTCGATCTCCCGCGTGATCGTT
This region includes:
- a CDS encoding mobile mystery protein B, with protein sequence MTSELPHGATPIDPDEAEGLLHAHVSKRHELDELEEANIHLGLEWAQRRAILGRRRADVLMEDFLYELHRRMFSAVWAWAGQVRRTDKNIGVDKLTIRPEVRKLVDDARYWRENEVYGPDELAVRFHHRLVWIHPFTNGNGRHARMMADLITQQAARPPFSWGGASLIATLELRTAYISALRQADRGDVGPLLDFARS
- a CDS encoding mobile mystery protein A translates to MKASDRRIRDLARHQLDRRLEEIRRLAPNLQTPQGGWVGALRTAYAMSQADLGRRMGISRQAVSQLEQRESDGSATLKALEHAAQALGGELVYAIVPKQSIAGVLERRALRLATQMTGSVRHTMRLEDQAPESDLDERANALAQELLASPGQLWSIPDDE
- a CDS encoding IS256 family transposase, with protein sequence MEKMIAVEASTQDELRQDLRSLFQGAIRLTLEMVLEEELKAMVGARRFERIGSRTGHRNGTYLRRLLTGMGQIEVTVPRSREGSPADVMGRYQRRTAEVDDMIVEAYVSGVSQRKMGEVTKALMGEQVSRSTVSRTAKRLEQAVEELRSQAIEGPHPYLYLDATYLDARWARKVENVSALVAYAVGPDGHRRLLGITIGAEESEASWGELLTQLLDRGLSGVQLVIADEHAGLAAAVRRFLPEVRRQRCTVHLQRNVMAKVPHRLRKRMAREVATVFKAPSLAGAKQRLAEIKARWSKELPEAMTVLDRGFAAATQFYAFPEAHWRRLRTTNGLERLHGEIKRRIRSVGAFPDRASALRLITAVALRTTEAWASRRYLDLSLLEPKEVDKAA
- a CDS encoding IS630 family transposase, with the protein product MATKTKKIRLRRGDRRILEEWVRSRTMARRQVERAKIVLAASRGESSRAIASSVGVARDTARLWMRRYEAEGLKGIEEDRPRSGRPRTITREIEEMIVHKTVSEDPPAGVSTHWTTRLMGEALDMHPVTIWRVWRKHGLKPHQVKRFKLSRDPRLVEKLHDVVGVYMNPPANAVVFSFDEKSQIQALDRTQLGLPLKKGRAGTMTYDYKRYGTTTLFAALDMATGHVIHDCMPRHRHQEFLKFMKTVERSVEPDLDIHVRSSPGLCVKAREAAPW